The following proteins come from a genomic window of Trifolium pratense cultivar HEN17-A07 linkage group LG4, ARS_RC_1.1, whole genome shotgun sequence:
- the LOC123924552 gene encoding probable xyloglucan glycosyltransferase 5: MSPSIDFSNWGWSKKSSNSTSTSKKGNPVVVTMENPNYSVLEINGPDSAFQPVEKDRTKNAKQFTWVLFLKAHKAVNCVAWIGNILCSLMNSVKKRIFFGTMESDESDKSMKAKLLFRVIIAFLVMALAFLLFELIAHFKGLYYFHNHNLHIPQTWEIKGLFHEVYVRWLRFRVDYIAPTIQFLSNFCIVLFLIQSVDRMVLCLGCFWIKYKKIKPLIVDGNVEHDLEGSNHGYPLVLVQIPMCNEKEVYEQSISAVCQLDWPKDRLLVQVLDDSDDESIQWLIKAEVAKWSQKGVNIIYRHRKFRTGYKAGNLKSAMNCDYVKEYEFVAIFDADFQPCPDFLKQTIPHFKGNPELALVQARWTFVNTDENLLTRLQNINLCFHFEVEQQVNGIFLNFFGFNGTAGVWRIKALEESGGWLERTTVEDMDIAVRAHLNGWKFIYLNDVKVLCELPESYEAYKKQQHRWHSGPMQLFRLCLPAIITSKIAFWKKTNLIFLFFLLRKLILPFYSFTLFCIILPLTMFVPEAELPIWVICYIPVFMSFLNILPAPKSFPFIVPYLLFENTMSVTKFNAMVSGLFQLGSSYEWIVTKKSGRASEPDLLAAEERESKAMSLQLHRGTSDSGLSELNKIKEFRETIPPKKTNKIYKKELALAFLLLTAAIRSLLSAQGMHFYYLLFQGVAFLLVGLDLIGEQMS, encoded by the exons ATGTCTCCAAGTATTGATTTTTCCAACTGGGGTTGGTCTAAAAAgtcttcaaattcaacttcaACTTCAAAGAAAGGTAACCCTGTTGTTGTTACTATGGAGAATCCAAATTACTCAGTTCTTGAAATAAATGGTCCTGATTCAGCATTTCAACCAGTTGAGAAAGATAGAACCAAAAATGCTAAACAATTTACATGGGTTTTGTTTCTTAAAGCTCATAAAGCTGTAAATTGTGTTGCTTGGATTGGAAATATTCTTTGTTCTTTGATgaattctgtcaaaaaaagaatattttttggCACTATGGAAAGTGATGAGAGTGATAAATCTATGAAAGCAAAGTTACTTTTTAGAGTGATTATTGCATTTTTGGTTATGGCTTTGGCATTTCTTTTGTTTGAACTTATTGCTCATTTCAAAGGTTTGTACTATTTTCATAATCATAATTTGCACATTCCACAGACATGGGAGATTAAAGGGTTATTTCATGAGGTTTATGTTAGATGGTTGAGGTTTAGGGTTGATTATATTGCACCGACAATTCAATTCCTTTCAAATTTCTGCATAGTTCTGTTCTTGATTCAATCTGTGGATAGAATGGTTTTGTGTCTTGGTTGCTTTTGGATCAAATACAAAAAGATTAAACCATTGATTGTTGATGGAAATGTTGAACATGATTTGGAAGGTTCTAACCATGGTTATCCTTTGGTACTTGTTCAGATTCCTATGTGCAATGAGAAAGAG GTATATGAACAATCTATATCTGCAGTCTGCCAACTTGATTGGCCGAAAGATCGATTGCTCGTCCAAGTTCTGGATGACTCGGATGATGAAAGTATACAGTGGTTGATCAAAGCGGAAGTCGCGAAGTGGAGTCAGAAAGGTGTGAATATCATCTACCGTCATAGGAAGTTTAGAACCGGTTATAAAGCGGGAAATCTCAAGTCTGCAATGAACTGTGATTATGTGAAGGAATACGAGTTTGTAGCAATTTTCGATGCTGATTTCCAACCGTGCCCTGATTTCCTTAAGCAAACTATTCCACATTTTAAG GGAAATCCTGAGTTGGCATTGGTACAAGCTAGGTGGACTTTTGTAAACACGGATGAGAACTTACTCACAAGACTTCAAAACATTAATTTGTGCTTCCACTTCGAGGTTGAACAACAGGTTAATGGGATCttccttaatttttttggttttaatgGAACTGCTGGTGTTTGGAGAATAAAAGCACTCGAAGAATCTGGTGGCTGGCTCGAGCGAACTACTGTCGAAGACATGGATATAGCCGTCCGCGCACATCTGAATGGTTGGAAATTTATCTATCTCAATGATGTAAAG GTGCTTTGTGAGCTTCCTGAATCGTATGAAGCCTATAAGAAACAACAACATAGATGGCATTCCGGTCCGATGCAACTCTTTCGTTTGTGCCTTCCAGCAATCATAACCTCTAAG ATTGCATTCTGGAAGAAAACAAACCTTATATTTCTATTCTTTCTGCTTAGAAAGTTAATCCTCCCATTCTATTCATTCACTTTATTCTGCATCATTCTTCCATTAACGATGTTTGTACCCGAAGCCGAGCTTCCTATTTGGGTTATTTGTTATATTCCTGTATTCATGTCATTCTTGAACATTCTTCCCGCCCCGAAATCCTTTCCCTTCATCGTACCTTACCTACTGTTTGAGAACACAATGTCGGTAACCAAATTCAACGCCATGGTATCCGGTTTATTCCAGTTAGGAAGTTCGTATGAATGGATTGTGACCAAAAAATCTGGCCGAGCGTCTGAGCCTGACCTATTAGCTGCCGAAGAACGTGAATCAAAGGCAATGAGTCTCCAACTTCATAGAGGAACTTCTGATAGTGGTCTTTCTGAGCTTAATAAGATAAAGGAATTCCGAGAAACCATTCCTCCGAAGAAAACGAACAAGATATATAAGAAAGAGCTTGCACTTGCATTCTTGTTGCTAACAGCTGCAATTAGGAGCCTGTTATCGGCGCAAGGGATGCATTTCTACTACTTATTATTTCAAGGTGTAGCATTCCTCCTTGTAGGTTTGGATTTAATTGGAGAACAAATGAGCTAG